In Lycium ferocissimum isolate CSIRO_LF1 chromosome 11, AGI_CSIRO_Lferr_CH_V1, whole genome shotgun sequence, a single genomic region encodes these proteins:
- the LOC132037486 gene encoding stigma-specific STIG1-like protein 1 — translation MKSMKVLLILAIIMALSITLTTSFSFNEPHYNNPTFFPRIGNFQPQIPSYDDHKLKFKEIFTHMTCNKNPMICWAKSSPGPFCCKKKCVNVFMDKQNCGFCGNKCKYNENCCKGQCVNTLFNKRHCGGCNNKCQKGSSCAYGMCSYAN, via the coding sequence ATGAAGAGCATGAAAGTCCTTTTAATTTTAGCCATAATAATGGCATTATCCATAACTcttacaacatcattttcattcaatGAACCTCATTACAATAATCCAACATTTTTTCCAAGAATTGGAAATTTTCAACCACAAATACCATCTTATGATGATCACAAGTTGAAGTTCAAAGAAATATTTACACACATGACATGCAACAAGAACCCTATGATATGTTGGGCCAAGAGTAGCCCAGGCCCATTTTGTTGCAAGAAGAAGTGTGTAAATGTGTTTATGGACAAACAAAATTGTGGATTTTGTGGGAATAAATGCAAGTATAATGAAAATTGTTGTAAAGGGCAATGTGTCAACACTTTGTTTAATAAGAGGCACTGTGGGGGTTGCAACAACAAGTGCCAAAAAGGAAGTTCATGTGCTTATGGAATGTGTAGCTAtgctaattaa